GCCATCCAGCAGATCCTGACCAACCGCAACCTCGTCGCGATCAACCAGGACACCCTCGGGCTGCAGGCCACCCAGGTCTCCTTCGACGGTACCCGCCGCGTGCTGGCCAAGAAGCTGGCCAACGGCGACGTCGCGGTGGCCCTGTTCAACCAGGGCGGCACTACCACCACGATCTCCACCACCGCGGCCGCGATCGGCAAGAGCGGCAGCAGTTTCACCCTGCTCGACGCGTGGACCAACGCCACTGGCACCACCGGCGGCGCCATCTCCGCCAGCGTCCCCGGCCACGGCACGGTCGTCTACCGGGTCAGCGGCGGCGGCACCACGACCCCGCCGCCGACCACCGCCGGCGCCCTGGTCAGCGCCGCCTCGGGCCGCTGCCTGGACGACCCGCAGAGCAACACCACCAACGGCACCCAGCCGGTGATCTGGGACTGCAACGGCGGCGCCAACCAGCAGTGGACCGCCAGCGGTGACACCCTCCAGGTCCTCGGCAAGTGCCTCGACGCGCCCGCCAACGCCACCGCCGGCACCAAGGCGCAGCTCTGGGACTGCACGGGCGGCACCAACCAGCGCTGGACCCGCAACACCGACGGCACCATCCGGTCCCAGCAGAACGGCCTCTGCCTGGACGTCAACGGCGCCGCCACCGCCAACGGCACCACCGTCATCCTCTGGACCTGCACAGCCGCCGCGAACCAGCGCTGGACGCTGCGATGACCGTCCCCCCGACCGAGAGCGAGCCCCGATGAGAAAGACACTCCGCGCGGCACTCGCCGCCGCCCTGCTGCCGCTGGTCGCCGCCGTGGCGGTGCTGACGGCGCAGCCGGCCTCCGCCGCGACCCTCACCCAGGTGACCAACTTCGGCACCAACCCCACCAACCTCAACATGTACGTCTACGCGCCGACCACCGTCGCGCCGAGGCCGGCGCTGCTGGTCCTCGTGCACTACTGCACCGGCTCGGCGAGCGGGATCTTCAGCGGCAACGGTCACGACTACGTCACCGCGGCCGACCGCTACGGCTACGTCATCGTCCTGCCCGAGGCCACCCGCAGCGGGCACTGCTTCGACGTCTCCTCACCGGCCGCGCTGCGCCGCAACGGTGGCAGCGACTCGACCGGCATCATGTCGATGGTCAACTGGGCCCGGCAGAAGTACGACGTGGACCCGGGCCGGATCGTGGTCAGCGGGTTCTCCTCCGGCGCGATGATGACCAACGTGCTGGCCGCCGAGTACCCCGACGTCTTCGCCGCGGCGTCGGCGTTCTCCGGGGTGCCGGCCGGGTGCTTCGCCACCTCGGACGGCTCCCTGTGGAACAGCCAGTGCTCCGGCGGGAACGTCATCCGGACCGCCCAGCAGTGGGGGGACACCGCCCGCGCCATGTACCCGGGCTGGACCGGCGGCTACCCCCGGATGCAGGTCTGGCACGGCACCACGGACGCCACCCTCGCATACCCGAACCTCGGCGAGGAGATCAAGCAGTGGACCAACCTCCACGGCCTGGGCCAGACGCCGGCGTACACCGATCATCCGCAG
The Micromonospora sp. R77 DNA segment above includes these coding regions:
- a CDS encoding PHB depolymerase family esterase encodes the protein MRKTLRAALAAALLPLVAAVAVLTAQPASAATLTQVTNFGTNPTNLNMYVYAPTTVAPRPALLVLVHYCTGSASGIFSGNGHDYVTAADRYGYVIVLPEATRSGHCFDVSSPAALRRNGGSDSTGIMSMVNWARQKYDVDPGRIVVSGFSSGAMMTNVLAAEYPDVFAAASAFSGVPAGCFATSDGSLWNSQCSGGNVIRTAQQWGDTARAMYPGWTGGYPRMQVWHGTTDATLAYPNLGEEIKQWTNLHGLGQTPAYTDHPQSSWTRTRYGATGTRATVEGVSISGTGHTLPQAGMLAYAISFLGLDAAPTTPSPTTSPSPTTSPSGSPSPSGPPPTGGTGTCRVAATVSAWDTGLTESITVTNTGGAPVNGWSLSFALPAGQTITNGWNATYGPSVGLVTARDVGYNAGIPPGGSQTIGFQATHTGNSAPASAFTLNGVACSRG